In the genome of Bicyclus anynana chromosome 23, ilBicAnyn1.1, whole genome shotgun sequence, one region contains:
- the LOC112050757 gene encoding ecto-NOX disulfide-thiol exchanger 2 produces the protein MNSWGSEAYGMGMPMNPMMGMMMDNMGAPPVPPMNPPPPVPLPLIGPVIPENVQMETQNVSNENQQNDITSSENQQRPDNQPRERDNRRDNRDKDQGRNTSDRNRNRSRSRDRYDRSSRGNDRNDRTRHDRNRSDRGRTERKSKWDAPSSNDMGMMSMNPLTNMPAQGQVMPMGNMNQGQMNMGMMQGMMQYPPNNMMNNGMMMNNMMPQQTMEGQQMMMANMNMMPNMMPNMMDQNMMMMNQPMMQQQFMPNSPIFMNSGVLLPPVPGNTTPQRRDRPKGCRTIFVGGLPSKIKLEILNEMFQRFGTVEDIKSPKNGVYYVRFERPETVENSFSVSGYRFKYHNQTESDASTLYIDYALNRDDQNEYEKSQRKREPTPPRIEPFTPNNLATISEKIKSETDFAEAAPTLAGWLERGECNKKFSNQFYSLIQASNNQIRRLFNEKMQLDEEFQNLRSSIRDKFAHVVLQFEQVAKILSAAKHQRVSDHFTKQQRRNIEMWLKMTEEVENIKEEFNTIFDEEDSEKPAKNSVPLEKYEELKKENESLTYELEGYKNEAYLAKDEAEKKFEKFKAHFVAQQALQHKTVFPPLPQQTVERSTPNIKPQPPPPTPDDDKVITSGPAVPPTEAKLISILTSFLMVHPLGASLDYLVSYVRSMTRNVTQATVLSTLQKYTELFNCETTGIGACIEHRWYFVTFDVIKKEK, from the exons atgaataGCTGGGGTAGTGAAGCGTACGGCATGGGGATGCCCATGAACCCTATGATGGGCATGATGATGGATAACATGGGCGCGCCGCCTGTCCCGCCTATGAATCCGCCGCCGCCTGTTCCGTTGCCGTTAATCGGACCTGTAATTCCTGAAAATGTGCAG ATGGAAACTCAGAATGTAAGTAATGAGAATCAACAAAATGACATTACAAGCTCTGAGAATCAACAGAGGCCTGATAATCAACCTCGTGAGAGAGACAACCGACGGGACAACCGTGACAAGGACCAAGGAAGAAATACATCTG ATCGTAACCGAAACCGCTCGAGGTCTCGAGACCGGTATGACAGGTCAAGCAGAGGCAATGACAGGAATGACAGAACACGACATGACAGAAACAGGAGTGACCGAGGGAGAACAGAGCGCAAATCCAAATGGGATGCCCCCAGTAGCAATGATATGGGTATGATGTCCATGAATCCCTTGACGAACATGCCAGCACAGGGGCAGGTGATGCCTATGGGGAACATGAATCAGGGACAGATGAACATGGGAATGATGCAAG GAATGATGCAATACCCTCCCAACAACATGATGAACAATGGCATGATGATGAACAACATGATGCCGCAGCAGACCATGGAGGGGCAGCAGATGATGATGGCCAACATGAACATGATGCCCAATATGATGCCCAACATGATGGACCagaacatgatgatgatgaaccagcCAATGATGCAACAGCAGTTCATGCCCAACAGCCCCATATTCATGAACAGTGGAGTGTTGTTGCCACCTGTACCAG GTAATACAACACCTCAGAGACGCGACCGTCCCAAAGGTTGCCGCACAATATTCGTTGGAGGTCTCCCATccaaaataaaacttgaaatccTGAATGAGATGTTCCAAAGGTTTGGAACGGTTGAAGACATCAAATCACCCAAGAACGGTGTGTACTACGTGCGCTTCGAACGTCCGGAGACTGTTGAGAACAGTTTCAGCGTATCCGGATACAGATTCAAGTATCACAACCAAACTGAGAGTGATGCTTCCACTTTATACATTGACTATGCGTTG AATCGCGACGATCAGAATGAGTATGAGAAATCCCAACGCAAGCGTGAGCCCACTCCGCCCCGCATAGAACCGTTCACTCCCAACAACTTGGCTACCATATCGGAGAAGATCAAAAGTGAGACTGACTTTGCTGAGGCTGCTCCT ACTCTAGCTGGTTGGTTGGAACGTGGAGAGTGCAACAAGAAATTCTCCAACCAGTTCTACTCGCTGATACAAGCCAGCAACAACCAGATACGAAGACTTTTTAATGAGAAAATGCAGTTGGATGAGGAGTTCCAGAACCTCAGGAGTTCCATCAGAGACAAGTTTGCGCATGTCGTCTTGCAAT TCGAGCAGGTAGCGAAAATCTTGTCTGCGGCCAAACACCAGCGAGTCTCGGATCACTTCACCAAGCAGCAGCGCCGAAACATCGAGATGTGGCTCAAAATGACCGAG GAGGTGGAGAACATTAAAGAAGAGTTTAACACCATTTTTGATGAGGAAGATTCTGAGAAACCAGCCAAGAATTCCGTACCTCTCGAGAAATATGAGGAATTGAAG AAAGAGAACGAGAGCCTAACCTATGAACTGGAAGGCTACAAGAACGAAGCATATCTCGCTAAGGATGAAGCTGAGAAGAAATTCGAGAAGTTCAAGGCGCACTTTGTTGCTCAACAGGCTTTACAACATAAAACG GTGTTCCCACCACTGCCTCAACAAACTGTGGAGCGATCTACACCAAACATAAAACCCCAACCACCCCCGCCAACACCTGATGACGACAAGGTCATTACTTCTGGCCCAGCTGTACCACCAACTGAAGCTAAACTCATATCAATCCTGACTTCGTTCCTCATGGTCCACCCATTAGGAGCATCTCTGGACTATTTGGTTTCCTATGTGAGGTCTATGACCCGTAATGTGACCCAAGCGACTGTGCTGTCCACTTTACAGAAGTATACGGAACTGTTCAATTGTGAAACCACAGGAATTGGGGCTTGCATTGAACATAGATGGTACTTTGTGACGTTTGATGTAATCAAGAAGGAGAAGTGA
- the LOC112050758 gene encoding cathepsin O — translation MAKWWNWILVLALVCLLFVAIPLTYPGTKTKEELRPMFDNYIDKFNKSYKNNPAEYETRLGHFVASVYEIDRLNRISRGPEQHRAKFDLTPLSDMSKTEFIDIHLSDEKPHKRKNNLGKSWSKGRDKFKPKPMFDSDDLMTDEDEKMMDDDKPVVDQPMSDDEADIDVKSSHHNIYIIIKRRRRAALPLKVDWREKGVIGPVRDQGLCGACWAFSTIGVMEAMAAINTGKFSSLSVQEAIDCAGLGNGGCAGGDICLLLDWLLLTDTAVQPDTEYPLRLMNGVCQKKSNATGVRVQKFTCDDLVGSEEKIIESIATHGPVTVAVNALTWQNYLGGVIQYHCSGSPKELNHAVQLVGYDLTAEVPYYIAKNSWGKNFGIDGYIQLAIGCNICGLANEVASVDIKP, via the exons ATGGCTAAGTGGTGGAATTGGATTTTAGTTTTAGCTTTAGTATGCTTATTATTTGTGGCTATACCTCTCACATACCCTGGTACCAAAACTAAAGAGGAGTTACGACCAATGTTCGATAATTACATCGATAAATTcaataaatcatataaaaataatcccGCGGAATATGAAACCAGATTAGGGCACTTTgtg gcATCAGTATACGAAATAGACAGACTAAACAGGATATCAAGAGGTCCAGAACAACACAGAGCCAAATTTGACTTAACACCACTCTCTGATATGTCAAAAACAGAATTTATTGACATACACTTATCAGATGAAAAACCTCATAAACGGAAGAACAATTTGGGCAAAAGTTGGAGCAAAGGCCGAGATAAATTTAAACCTAAACCAATGTTTGACAGTGATGATTTAATGACGGATGAGGATGAGAaaatgatggatgatgataagCCAGTGGTGGATCAGCCAATGTCAGATGATGAAGCTGATATTGACGTGAAGAGCTCGCATCAcaacatatacattattatcaAGAGAAGGAGAAGAGCGGCTTTGCCTTTGAAGGTTGATTG GCGAGAGAAGGGTGTAATAGGACCAGTGCGGGACCAGGGCCTGTGCGGAGCCTGTTGGGCTTTCAGCACCATTGGGGTCATGGAGGCCATGGCTGCCATCAACACGGGCAAATTCAGCAGCCTCAGCGTTCAG GAGGCAATAGACTGTGCCGGTCTCGGCAACGGTGGTTGCGCTGGTGGCGACATCTGCCTGTTGCTGGACTGGCTGCTACTGACCGACACGGCGGTGCAGCCGGACACCGAGTACCCTCTGCGGCTGATGAACGGCGTCTGCCAGAAGAAGAGCAACGCGACTGGCGTGCGTGTGCAGAAGTTCACGTGCGATGA TCTAGTGGGATCAGAAGAGAAGATCATAGAGTCCATAGCCACACACGGGCCAGTCACAGTAGCTGTCAACGCGTTGACATGGCAGAACTATCTCGGTGGAGTCATACAGTATCACTGCAG TGGCAGTCCTAAGGAGCTAAACCACGCAGTACAATTGGTTGGTTATGACTTAACAGCCGAAGTGCCATACTACATCGCAAAGAATTCGTGGGGGAAGAACTTTGGCATCGACGGATATATACAGTTGGCAATTGGTTGCAATATTTGTGGGCTAGCCAATGAAGTTGCTTCAGTGGACATTAAGCCTTAG